TCCTTATCTCTTCGAAGAGATAATTCCGGCAAATTCGTACGTGTAGAAGACGTAGCTAAAGTAAGTTTTTCCTATCGAGAGGAATATTCGGCCGCAAGAGTAAACGGAGAGAATACGGTCAGTGTATATGTTTATCGGGCCGGAACCGCCAATCTTCTTGCAGTTTCCGATGAGCTTAGAAAAGGGCTCAAAAAAGCGGAAAGTGAGAACTTAAATTTTGAAATACTCTACGATCAGGCCGAAACGGTCACTAATGCAATTAGAAACTTCTTTCTCGCTTCGTCCATAGGTTTCCTACTTTTCGTGATTGCGGCTTTTTTAATATTTCAAGAATTTAAATCTTCTTGTTTATTTGCATTTTTACTAGTATGTCAATTTTTTATCGGTTCGATTTTTATATATTTCCTAAAAATCGATTATAATCTAGTTACAATCGTCGGATTAATTTTGAGCTGCGGATGTTGTCTAAGCGTTTTTATCGCAAATCGATTGTTTTCCGATCGCGAGAAAAACAATAAATCTATCTCGATCACGGGAGAAATATTTACTACGATTCTTTTAATATCGGGAGTGTTTCTACCGATACTATTTGCCACGAAAGAACTAAAAAGCATTTATGGCGGGCTCGGTTTCGTTTTATCGGGTAATTTTTTCATTAGTTTTTTAATTTCAATCACGATATTGCCGAGCTTTAAAACCGAATCGAGTTCTAAAATCGGGAATTTCTCCGTTTTGCAAATCCCAAAAATATTAATCGCTAAAACAAACATATTATCTTTTTATATTTATCGAATTAAAGACTATGTTACGCAAAAAACATTGTCGCTTGCCGATTATTCGAGAAATAACCCTCCCATATTTTTGTCGTTTTATATTCTATTTATTTTAATTGGAATTTACTTTTATCTAATATCTAAACACGAATTTGTCAATAAAGTCGAAGAAAAACAATTGATAGGAAACGTAGAATTTCCTTCCGGAACCAGCTTTTCAAGGATCAATAACGTAACCGAACGAATCGAGAAAAAACTTTCGGAATTATACAATATTAAGGAAGTCAACTCGAGAGTGGAAAACGGAAAATCCACGATCGTAGTGAAATTTAACGAAAGCGTTTCCGACGTGGATGAAATCGGAAAGGAATTGGAGGAAATCGTCGGAGACATCAAACCCGCTTTTATATATTTTTCCGGAAGTAACGACGAAGCCTTATTGAGGGAGATAACGATCGACGTAATCGGAGACGATCTGAATACGATCGATCGAATTACGAGAGAGGTTTCCTCAACCGCACAGGGATTGCTTCCAAACGTTAGACACGTTTTATTAAGATATAAACCCCCTAGGGAAGAAGTTCGAGTTGTGATAGACAAGGAAAAAAGCGAGTCTTTGGGAATCAGTTCCCAAGATATCGGAAGACTTATACGTTACGGAATTCAAGGAGGGGTAGCGACAAAGTTCATAGAGGAAGAAAAGGAAGTAGATGTCCGTATCCGGTACGATTCGAATTACCGCGATCAGTTTTCGGATCTGAAAGAATATAAAATCAATACGGAAGACGGAAAATCCGTGCCTCTTTTGGAAGTGGCCGCTTTGACCCGAGATACTACGCCGGTGAGAATCTATAGAAAAAATAAAAGAAGAGTTTTGTCGTTTAGCCTTCGGATTGCCGATATGAGTTTAACCGAAATTATTCCTAAACTCGAAAAATTAAAACAAATAGAACTTCCCAAACAATACAGGATTGAATTCAGCGATAGTCTGAAGAAAGTTTTAGAGCATCAGAAAAGAATGAATTTTATTCTGAGTTTCGCCGCGTTGATTTTGTTTATGATATTGGCGTCTTATTTGGAATCTTTGAAAGAACCGTTTTTATTGTTATCCGTACTGCCCTTACCTTTGTTCTTTATTATAATAATCCTTTATTTTATCGACGTGCCTTTGACCATTCCAGTTTATATAGGGATGATTATCATAAGCGCATTCGCAATTTTGGAAGCGTTTATACTCAGAAAAGAATTGGCGCCTTGGAAAAATAAAGGAGAAAAATTCGAATCCGGCGCGATACCGTACGACTTAACGGAGAAAATAAAAACTTTGCTGGCAAAGTTTTTCCAACTTTGGTTTTTAATCGCTTTATTCTATTTACCTTTAGCTTTCAGTTTCGGAACCGGTTCTGCGATGCTGAAAACGGTTTCCATCACATTAATCCTCGGATTGGCCGGAATTTGTTTTTTTACTCCGATCGTTTTTATCACATTATATTTATATCCTATCACGATCGTAAATACGGTTATTCGCACTTATCGAAATAGCACGGATTGGACAAATTTCAGAATCAAGGAACTTAGGAGAAAGATACGATGACCGTATGGAATTATTTAAAGGACGTTTTATTTAGACCGGAATATTATTTCAAAACCTATTCGTTACAATCGGATCGATCTAAATCGAACCGCTCAATTAGGGATTTTCTTATCGTTTTGTTTTGTCTCGCGGTCATTCTAACGTCTACGAGAGTTTTACACGAATCGTTGTTTGCTCCGATAAAAATCAAAGTCGCCCAGGAAGCCTCCATTAAGGTGGAAGAAAATCGAAAGAATTATGCGCAGGATCGGGGATTCGTTTTTACCTTGCTTTCCAAAGTAATCTACGTTTTGATTTGGATTTTAATTCCGATTTTACTTGCGTTAATCCGACTTCCCATTCTTTATTTTATCGGAGAGTATAAAGTCGGATTTAAACAGTTCTTTATTACAACTCTCGCAACTTCCCTTCCTCTTTTATTTTCGAGTTTTATCATTTCGGCGGGATACGATTTAATCTCACTCGATTATACAATGGAAATCGTCGACTTCTTAAAATTGTCTTTATCGATTTTGTTGCTGGCTTGGATTTGGGAAGGACGATTGTGTTACCACGCCTTTACGGGTCAATATGATCAGAATAACGGAAGGGCTATTCTAATTTGGCTCACACCCAGTTTATTATTTATGAATGCGTTTTCGGTAAAATTTCTGATTCAAATTTGGTTCGGTTAATCGCAACTATAAATGTTTTTGATAATTTTTTCTTTAGATTTTGAATCGCTTTTAACCATAGAGACTCCTACGGTTTACTTATCTTCGCATACTCGCTGATATACGAACCATATCGCGGAAGCGACTCGTGAAGTATTGGCGTAGGATTTCCCGAAAGCGATGGGGCTCAAGGACGCAGAGGCAATCGCTCGATACTTTTTTTGGTTGTATCAAAGTGCAAGGGGCTCCCGTTTTCGCGAGATCATATCGAAGCCGCCGAAATAAACGGCGACGGTTCTGAACGAAAAGAGGTGTTACCTAAAACTATATTAATAAAGTACCCCGAATTCTAACCGGCGAAGACATTAGTAATAGCACTTTGAATTTATTTAACGTGAGCAGGTCGTAAGAAAGTTTGGGCGAATAAGAAACTGAAGTTCGCACTTCCTAAGGGCCCCATAAATGCTTGAATCCGAAGATAAATCTGTCGGAATTCCGACAATCTTCTGTATAAAACGATCGGCCCCACCCTGATTTTTGGGTGGTGGGGTGATGAGCGACCCGTAGGGAGCAAATCATTGAGCCTGGAGACAGAAAGACTCGGGAGATTTTTCTCTATCAGAAAATGATACTTCTTGCAAGTAAAAAGCCTCATTCTTGTCGGAACACTTGAAAAATATCAGTTTTTGATCCTTATCGTCCCAAACTTCTTAACTTGTGGGTAAGGTTATGGGCTCTCTAAGAATCGCGTTAACTCAGCGAATGCCTCTCTCCTATGTTTCTTGTGTCAAGCCCTCCCGTTATTTTTTTTACATAAGACCATATTGAGCTAACTTTCGATTCAATGCTTCTTCGGGCATAGAATCAAAAAGATTTCCCGTTCGAATCATTGTATAAAGAACTTCGATCATTTTGCGTGAAGTCGCTATGATCGACTTTTTAGCCCCTTTTTTAACATATAATCTTTCGTAGAATTCTTTTATCTTACCGCCATGCTGACAACGGACCAAACTCCAGGCCGCCTGAACAATCACCCTTCGAATTGCATGACAACCACGAGATACAATTCTTCCGTATCGAACCGTATCTCCCGAAATGTCAACTCTCGGAACCAAGCCTGCATAGTAGGCTGCTTGTTTTGCGGATGAAAATCTTTTACAATCTCCCATGTAGCTCATGATCGCCAAAGAAGTAATTATACCGATCCCAGGCATGGACATGATCGTTTGAACGTAACTCTGATTCTTTTTCAGAGCCTCTTTAATTTCTTCTTCTATGAGTTTTAGATTTAGTTCGACTAAATCTAAAACCTTTAAGATTCGTTCCGCTTCTCTTTTGTATCGATCGGGAAGTAGAGTTACAGAAGCTTCTCTGGATGTTTTTGTTCTTAAATGCTTTTTGGTAATATGAGTCAAACCTGCTTGAGTGAATAAACTGTGAAGTCGATTCTTTCCTTGC
The nucleotide sequence above comes from Leptospira weilii. Encoded proteins:
- a CDS encoding efflux RND transporter permease subunit is translated as MAKNKKKNDLREYTTVPEVVRKPSISTPWVENHKTGTAMIFLSLILLGIIAFRFIPISLFPEAPYPGLTVETEYFGVGPEKIEEIITKPIEESVSTLGGIEHLFSVSEEGKSKVHIQFDQNADLEIKSLEIRDKVEQVSYKFPRETQKPIVLQYDPTQKPSFIIVPKSASLNIMEIREISDREIKKIIEGIPGVSEVVIAGGKPREILVSCDAQKMLGYGVDMNLLLSVLQEANYNENPGEVTEGSLQIPVYIKGRMRSLKEIESLSLRRDNSGKFVRVEDVAKVSFSYREEYSAARVNGENTVSVYVYRAGTANLLAVSDELRKGLKKAESENLNFEILYDQAETVTNAIRNFFLASSIGFLLFVIAAFLIFQEFKSSCLFAFLLVCQFFIGSIFIYFLKIDYNLVTIVGLILSCGCCLSVFIANRLFSDREKNNKSISITGEIFTTILLISGVFLPILFATKELKSIYGGLGFVLSGNFFISFLISITILPSFKTESSSKIGNFSVLQIPKILIAKTNILSFYIYRIKDYVTQKTLSLADYSRNNPPIFLSFYILFILIGIYFYLISKHEFVNKVEEKQLIGNVEFPSGTSFSRINNVTERIEKKLSELYNIKEVNSRVENGKSTIVVKFNESVSDVDEIGKELEEIVGDIKPAFIYFSGSNDEALLREITIDVIGDDLNTIDRITREVSSTAQGLLPNVRHVLLRYKPPREEVRVVIDKEKSESLGISSQDIGRLIRYGIQGGVATKFIEEEKEVDVRIRYDSNYRDQFSDLKEYKINTEDGKSVPLLEVAALTRDTTPVRIYRKNKRRVLSFSLRIADMSLTEIIPKLEKLKQIELPKQYRIEFSDSLKKVLEHQKRMNFILSFAALILFMILASYLESLKEPFLLLSVLPLPLFFIIIILYFIDVPLTIPVYIGMIIISAFAILEAFILRKELAPWKNKGEKFESGAIPYDLTEKIKTLLAKFFQLWFLIALFYLPLAFSFGTGSAMLKTVSITLILGLAGICFFTPIVFITLYLYPITIVNTVIRTYRNSTDWTNFRIKELRRKIR